Proteins encoded within one genomic window of Thermococcus celer Vu 13 = JCM 8558:
- a CDS encoding ribbon-helix-helix domain-containing protein, producing MSKMRIISVQLPQGLINAMDQLVKRGVYPNRSEVIREAIRELLKKELYQLETEERSTPDYVLK from the coding sequence ATGAGCAAAATGCGTATCATCAGTGTACAGCTCCCGCAGGGTCTGATTAACGCCATGGACCAGCTTGTTAAGAGGGGGGTTTACCCCAACCGGAGCGAGGTCATCAGGGAAGCGATTCGAGAGCTTCTGAAGAAAGAACTCTATCAACTTGAGACTGAAGAACGCTCAACGCCCGACTACGTCCTAAAATAA
- the cgi121 gene encoding KEOPS complex subunit Cgi121 translates to MKEITEKLHITKVHVEDAESLIPKLGGDVQVVSAPCWEAVAFAALMALRSFKRGTNHARTLGGELLLRLAGTLQIKDAIAQNGIKNGENYLVVFGTRERALEVLTELNLRERPMTDCREERLKTFLEKAALVEVL, encoded by the coding sequence ATGAAGGAAATAACGGAAAAACTCCACATCACGAAAGTCCACGTCGAAGATGCCGAGAGCCTTATTCCGAAGCTCGGTGGAGACGTTCAGGTAGTCAGCGCCCCCTGCTGGGAGGCGGTCGCTTTCGCGGCATTGATGGCACTACGTTCATTCAAAAGAGGTACGAACCACGCAAGAACCCTTGGGGGAGAACTGCTCCTCCGACTCGCGGGAACGCTTCAGATAAAGGATGCCATAGCCCAAAACGGGATAAAAAACGGGGAGAACTACCTGGTCGTCTTCGGAACCCGTGAGAGGGCTCTGGAAGTTCTAACCGAACTCAACCTGAGGGAGCGTCCTATGACAGACTGCAGGGAGGAAAGATTGAAGACTTTTCTTGAAAAAGCGGCACTCGTTGAAGTTTTGTAA
- a CDS encoding pyridoxal phosphate-dependent aminotransferase translates to MRYKKRKYFLAGRINLIQRSKIRELFEKARKMENVISLGIGEPDFDTPQVIKEAAKRALDEGYTHYTPNAGIPEFREAIAEYYRTHYKVDVSPEDIIVTAGAYEATYLAFETLLEEGDDVIIPDPAFVSYVEDAKIAEAGIIRIPLREENEFQVDPDELVEAITKRTRMLVINYPNNPTGAVLRKKVVKAIADIAEDYNIYILSDEPYEHFLYEGAKHYPMIKYAPDNTVLANSFSKTFAMTGWRLGFTIAPRQVIRDMIKLHAYIIGNVASFVQMAGITALRDKRSWEALERMRQTYAERRRITLKHLEKMPHVTPFRPRGAFYIWAKIDPSLDMSSEDFAEWLLENAGVVVIPGTAFGKAGEGWIRISYATKKDQLVEAMHRMHEALSKL, encoded by the coding sequence ATGAGATATAAGAAGCGCAAATACTTCCTCGCCGGCAGGATAAACCTCATCCAGCGCTCGAAAATCAGGGAGCTCTTTGAGAAAGCAAGGAAGATGGAGAACGTTATCTCCCTCGGCATCGGCGAGCCGGATTTTGACACCCCTCAGGTCATCAAGGAGGCCGCGAAAAGGGCCCTGGATGAAGGTTACACCCACTACACCCCCAACGCGGGTATTCCCGAGTTCCGCGAGGCCATAGCCGAGTACTACAGGACCCACTACAAAGTCGATGTATCACCTGAAGACATAATAGTCACCGCCGGCGCTTACGAGGCGACATATCTGGCCTTTGAGACCCTCCTTGAAGAGGGGGACGACGTCATAATCCCCGATCCGGCCTTCGTGTCCTACGTTGAGGATGCCAAGATAGCCGAGGCGGGCATAATAAGGATACCCCTCAGGGAGGAGAACGAGTTTCAGGTCGACCCAGATGAACTCGTAGAGGCCATAACCAAACGCACGAGGATGCTCGTCATCAACTATCCCAACAACCCCACCGGCGCGGTTCTCCGAAAAAAAGTCGTTAAAGCCATCGCGGACATAGCGGAGGATTATAATATTTACATACTCAGCGACGAACCCTACGAGCACTTCCTTTACGAGGGGGCGAAGCACTACCCGATGATAAAGTACGCCCCGGACAACACCGTCCTGGCCAACAGCTTCTCCAAGACCTTCGCCATGACGGGCTGGAGGCTCGGCTTCACCATAGCCCCGAGGCAGGTCATCCGGGATATGATAAAGCTCCACGCGTACATTATCGGAAACGTTGCCTCCTTCGTGCAGATGGCCGGGATCACCGCCCTGAGGGACAAGAGGAGCTGGGAAGCCCTCGAACGTATGAGGCAAACCTACGCCGAGAGGAGGAGAATAACTCTGAAGCATCTGGAGAAGATGCCGCACGTAACCCCGTTCAGGCCAAGGGGTGCCTTCTACATCTGGGCGAAGATAGACCCGAGCCTGGACATGAGCAGTGAGGATTTCGCGGAGTGGTTACTTGAGAACGCCGGTGTCGTCGTCATCCCCGGAACCGCCTTTGGAAAAGCCGGCGAGGGCTGGATAAGGATAAGCTACGCTACCAAGAAGGATCAGCTCGTTGAGGCGATGCACAGGATGCACGAGGCGCTCTCAAAGCTCTGA
- a CDS encoding MFS transporter — protein sequence MDRRWSTVLLDTLVMTAGLGTLTMMSVAKPDVMAHFGISDAQYEWQHIAYVFGLFVAFLLGHTRLYEGSFKRSVAIALSWAAIPQALIPFAPNWNTVVFLRFVQGFVITLVPLFSTQIAGFFVAERPLAKGIILSGIFWGGVFGSISAKYAVRNFGWRGGFLVTVLVMYAVLALWWLFVEDFEIIHKTEGNAKVNVWKMPFTWVLGLTFFPALWVIFTIIGFSSSIGYELGWTMGQVATLSTGLSVSKALWSIGMGYVGYLLSRKNPSSRGLFKAIVQVMIFSYAVAFVGLVIYGKAMLDGSYGLALASVALVGALQGTGPAFWTSAPATYPKSIFPKASFALGLISNSANVIAPGLTNVLAGHSVGLALGELALMPLVGILTLIAVSRMRLPVEELGDEA from the coding sequence ATGGACAGAAGGTGGAGTACGGTCCTGCTTGACACCCTGGTCATGACGGCGGGGCTTGGAACCCTGACCATGATGAGCGTCGCGAAGCCCGATGTGATGGCGCACTTTGGAATAAGCGACGCCCAGTACGAGTGGCAGCACATAGCCTACGTTTTCGGCCTCTTCGTCGCGTTCCTCCTCGGACACACCAGGCTCTACGAGGGAAGCTTCAAGAGGAGCGTGGCCATAGCGCTCAGCTGGGCGGCGATACCACAGGCACTAATACCCTTCGCGCCCAACTGGAACACCGTGGTGTTCCTGAGGTTCGTGCAGGGTTTCGTCATTACGCTCGTGCCGCTCTTCAGCACCCAGATAGCCGGCTTCTTCGTTGCCGAGAGGCCCCTCGCCAAGGGTATAATACTCTCCGGTATCTTCTGGGGAGGGGTGTTCGGGAGCATAAGCGCCAAGTACGCGGTTAGGAACTTCGGCTGGAGGGGAGGTTTCCTGGTCACCGTCCTCGTGATGTACGCGGTCCTCGCCCTCTGGTGGCTCTTTGTGGAGGACTTCGAGATAATCCACAAAACGGAAGGCAACGCAAAGGTAAACGTCTGGAAGATGCCCTTCACGTGGGTGCTCGGCCTCACGTTCTTCCCGGCCCTGTGGGTCATATTCACAATAATAGGCTTCTCATCCAGCATAGGCTACGAGCTCGGCTGGACCATGGGGCAGGTAGCAACACTCAGCACCGGACTCAGCGTATCAAAGGCCCTCTGGAGCATAGGCATGGGGTACGTGGGCTATCTCCTGTCGAGGAAAAACCCGAGTTCGAGGGGACTTTTCAAGGCCATCGTCCAGGTGATGATATTCTCCTACGCGGTGGCGTTCGTTGGTCTCGTGATCTACGGGAAGGCCATGCTCGATGGGAGTTACGGTCTGGCCCTCGCCTCCGTCGCCCTCGTCGGCGCCCTCCAGGGAACGGGCCCGGCGTTCTGGACCAGCGCACCCGCGACCTATCCAAAGAGCATCTTCCCGAAGGCCAGCTTTGCCCTCGGCCTCATCTCGAACTCGGCCAACGTGATAGCACCGGGGCTCACCAACGTACTGGCTGGCCATAGCGTGGGGCTGGCCCTCGGCGAGCTGGCTTTGATGCCGCTCGTTGGAATTCTAACCCTCATCGCCGTCTCAAGGATGAGACTGCCAGTGGAGGAGCTCGGAGATGAGGCCTAA
- a CDS encoding BlaI/MecI/CopY family transcriptional regulator, translated as MEPHEFKLTEEGIKAVLPPLEAEIMEHMWRVKVATAGQVYEYMKEKHPDIRRSTISILMNRLCERGLLTRRVERGRGGMRYVYSITTTREEFEEKVVQSILDALMTNFREATYAYLSRIKK; from the coding sequence ATGGAACCCCACGAGTTCAAGCTCACGGAGGAGGGCATAAAGGCCGTTCTTCCCCCCCTCGAGGCCGAGATAATGGAACACATGTGGAGGGTGAAGGTTGCGACGGCGGGCCAGGTCTACGAGTACATGAAGGAGAAACACCCCGACATAAGACGCTCCACCATAAGCATCCTCATGAACCGCCTTTGCGAGCGCGGGCTCCTAACGAGACGGGTTGAGAGGGGAAGGGGCGGAATGAGGTACGTATATTCCATAACGACAACCCGCGAGGAGTTCGAGGAAAAGGTCGTCCAGAGCATCCTCGATGCCCTCATGACGAACTTCAGGGAGGCCACCTACGCCTACCTGTCCAGGATCAAGAAGTGA
- a CDS encoding M48 family metallopeptidase, with protein sequence MLFIIMALEVLLALMALKELGLGIVLAAFGSVVLLYLWISTRDIKGGYITLERSESPWLYDGIAKMAKKAGLPMPRVYILDDYIPNAYSFKNTIVLSMGLFEVLEEDEILAVAAHELGHIKNRDTKLFPLLAYGRHLMITFTAVLILLAHRSVVTITALVLYGIYEVARANFLKSREFKADETALRLLDVPMSLKRALEELKYYEDLRMNVKMSALPSIEPSIERKQKPAIMETHPSYDERIFRILVEINGNNMFNRRMQ encoded by the coding sequence ATGCTGTTCATCATCATGGCCCTCGAGGTTTTACTGGCCTTGATGGCCCTGAAGGAGCTCGGCCTGGGGATAGTCCTGGCCGCCTTCGGCTCCGTGGTCCTGCTTTACCTCTGGATCTCGACGAGGGACATCAAAGGGGGTTACATAACACTCGAGAGGAGCGAGAGCCCGTGGCTCTACGATGGCATAGCCAAAATGGCTAAAAAGGCCGGACTCCCAATGCCAAGGGTTTACATCCTGGACGACTACATACCGAACGCCTACTCCTTCAAAAACACGATAGTCCTCTCCATGGGGCTCTTTGAGGTTCTCGAGGAGGATGAGATCCTCGCGGTGGCGGCCCACGAGCTCGGCCACATAAAGAACAGGGACACGAAACTATTTCCACTCTTGGCCTACGGCAGGCACCTGATGATAACCTTCACGGCGGTGCTCATACTCCTGGCCCACAGGTCGGTCGTTACGATTACCGCGCTCGTCCTCTACGGTATCTACGAGGTGGCGAGGGCAAACTTCCTTAAAAGCAGGGAGTTCAAGGCGGATGAAACGGCGCTCAGACTCCTTGACGTGCCCATGAGCCTCAAGAGGGCCCTCGAGGAGCTCAAATACTACGAGGACCTAAGGATGAACGTCAAAATGAGCGCCCTGCCGAGCATAGAGCCATCCATAGAGAGAAAGCAGAAGCCTGCCATAATGGAAACCCACCCAAGCTACGACGAGAGGATATTCCGCATACTGGTGGAGATCAACGGCAACAACATGTTCAACAGGCGCATGCAGTGA
- a CDS encoding deoxycytidylate deaminase encodes MTVEIILDKEKAERIKRLRPTKDEYFMLIAKLVSLRATCPRLRVGAVAVKDGYILATGYNGAPRGMDHCIDVGCLIVDGHCHRAVHAEQNVIAMAARKGISLEGATLYVTHFPCDTCFKIVVNAGITEIVYEEMYPNEATEILLREAREKGIVKIRQFRLSKERVRAFLEELFGEFVD; translated from the coding sequence ATGACCGTTGAGATAATACTCGACAAGGAAAAAGCGGAGAGAATAAAACGACTGCGCCCGACCAAGGACGAGTACTTCATGCTCATAGCCAAGCTCGTGTCGCTTAGAGCGACCTGCCCGCGCCTTAGGGTCGGTGCCGTGGCCGTTAAGGACGGCTACATCCTCGCGACGGGCTACAACGGAGCACCGAGGGGGATGGACCACTGCATCGACGTCGGGTGCCTCATCGTTGACGGGCACTGCCACAGGGCCGTTCACGCCGAGCAGAACGTCATAGCCATGGCCGCGAGGAAGGGCATAAGCCTCGAGGGGGCCACGCTCTACGTCACACACTTCCCCTGCGACACCTGCTTCAAGATAGTGGTGAACGCGGGGATAACGGAGATAGTCTACGAGGAGATGTACCCGAACGAAGCAACGGAGATTCTGCTGAGAGAGGCGCGGGAAAAGGGGATAGTGAAGATAAGGCAGTTCAGACTCTCAAAGGAGAGGGTGAGGGCGTTCCTCGAGGAGCTCTTCGGGGAGTTCGTCGATTAG
- a CDS encoding DUF2304 domain-containing protein codes for MYAVQYMAIVTVLALMLYVLGKYGKRELEWGDLLFWETILVGLLVVSIFPVEMALTIKRLLGLGRGLDSLFVVAIGLAYLMIFKVYLAVDRTEREITELTRKIAIELEEINERLEKMDEKP; via the coding sequence ATGTACGCGGTTCAGTATATGGCCATAGTTACCGTGCTGGCCCTGATGCTCTACGTGCTCGGCAAGTACGGGAAGAGGGAACTCGAGTGGGGGGATCTCCTCTTCTGGGAGACCATCCTGGTCGGCCTCCTCGTAGTCTCGATCTTTCCCGTCGAGATGGCCCTCACGATAAAGCGACTGCTGGGCCTCGGCAGGGGCCTTGACTCGCTCTTCGTGGTGGCCATTGGGCTGGCCTACCTCATGATATTCAAGGTCTACCTTGCAGTGGACAGAACCGAGAGGGAGATAACCGAGCTTACGAGGAAGATAGCCATCGAGCTGGAGGAAATAAACGAGAGGCTGGAGAAGATGGACGAAAAGCCCTAA
- a CDS encoding glycosyltransferase — protein sequence MDVKLVVFDLDGTLIGAPEPFSEIKGELKSRLLGMGIPEETMGDLTPMYESLLRIARETGRDFDELYSILVELETERIRDSFLFDGVTDVLDFLRERGVRTAIMTRSSRRATLKALEMHGIRDYFEVVSTRDDVPPEELKPNPGQLKRIIEAFHLEPTRVLVVGDHGYDVLPATELGALSVMVTGHTSGRMSFSVDATPNFEVRDMGSLRELLENLLSTYVVVPAYNEEPTIGDVLDDLLRYFRREEIVVVNDGSRDGTLEIARSKGVHVLTHLVNRGLGGALGTGIAYALRKNARLILTFDADGQHLLSDALRVMKPVAEGRADFAVGSRLKGDVSQMPFVKRFGNFVLDAITALFAGKYVSDSQSGLRCFNRACASRIRITCDRYAVSSEIIIEVAKKGCRIVEVPIRAVYTDYSMRKGTNVLEGVKIALNLLFDKLR from the coding sequence ATGGACGTTAAACTCGTGGTCTTCGATCTCGACGGAACTCTAATCGGCGCGCCGGAACCCTTTTCCGAGATTAAAGGGGAGCTCAAATCCCGACTTTTGGGGATGGGAATTCCAGAGGAAACGATGGGCGATCTGACGCCGATGTACGAGAGCCTTTTGAGGATAGCCCGGGAAACCGGGAGGGACTTCGACGAGCTCTACTCCATCCTCGTGGAGCTCGAAACGGAGAGGATTAGGGATAGTTTTCTCTTCGATGGCGTCACCGATGTCCTGGACTTCCTGAGGGAACGGGGCGTCAGGACGGCGATAATGACGAGGAGCTCCCGGAGGGCAACGCTGAAGGCCCTGGAGATGCACGGGATAAGGGATTACTTCGAGGTTGTCTCAACGAGGGACGACGTTCCACCGGAGGAGCTCAAGCCCAATCCAGGACAGCTCAAGCGAATAATCGAGGCCTTCCACCTCGAGCCGACCAGAGTTTTGGTCGTTGGGGACCACGGCTACGACGTCCTGCCGGCGACGGAACTCGGGGCCTTGAGCGTGATGGTGACGGGCCACACCTCGGGGAGGATGAGCTTCTCGGTCGATGCCACTCCTAACTTTGAGGTTCGGGACATGGGCTCCCTGAGGGAACTCCTCGAGAACCTCCTGAGTACCTACGTAGTAGTTCCCGCTTACAACGAGGAGCCCACGATAGGGGACGTCCTCGACGACCTGCTGAGGTACTTCCGGCGGGAGGAGATAGTGGTCGTCAACGACGGCTCCCGCGACGGGACCCTTGAGATAGCCCGCTCGAAGGGCGTCCACGTCCTCACCCACCTCGTAAACCGCGGCCTCGGGGGCGCCCTCGGCACGGGGATAGCCTACGCCCTAAGGAAGAACGCCCGGCTCATCCTGACCTTCGACGCCGACGGCCAGCACCTCCTGAGCGACGCCCTCCGCGTTATGAAGCCCGTAGCCGAGGGGAGGGCGGATTTCGCCGTCGGTTCCCGGTTGAAGGGGGACGTCAGCCAGATGCCCTTCGTGAAGCGCTTCGGGAACTTCGTTCTCGATGCCATAACGGCCCTTTTTGCGGGCAAATACGTCAGCGACAGCCAGAGCGGGCTGAGGTGCTTCAACCGGGCCTGCGCTTCCAGGATAAGGATAACCTGCGACCGCTACGCGGTTTCGAGCGAGATAATAATCGAGGTGGCTAAGAAGGGGTGCCGTATAGTCGAGGTTCCCATCCGGGCCGTTTACACGGACTACTCCATGAGGAAGGGGACCAACGTCTTGGAGGGCGTTAAGATAGCCCTAAACCTGCTGTTTGACAAGCTGAGGTGA
- a CDS encoding MraY family glycosyltransferase, with protein MIAVASLIALTLTLTITPYLAGRMKRAGIVGRDIHKADQPEVAEMGGTAILLSLPLALSPFMEGDVAKVLLVFLLFGIIGAIDDLTNLRQSHKVLLSLLISVPAAFLDVSPAVDVFGYTLNLGLLYPLFAVLFVTGSANLVNMLAGFNGLEVGTSAIILGVLGAITEGNARLIALTGMSAALGFLWWNRYPARVFPGDTGTLSLGALIGLVGILGKVEVYAAILLLPHFIDFTIKATGVRFGVRRHGRTRLLPDGTLQAPPYPSFLGTIMRRVRVTEPELVAIVWLIEFSLGLLVWALHLLL; from the coding sequence ATGATAGCGGTCGCTTCACTTATAGCTTTAACCCTAACCCTCACGATCACCCCCTACCTCGCCGGAAGGATGAAAAGGGCCGGAATCGTCGGGAGGGACATCCACAAGGCGGACCAGCCGGAAGTGGCGGAGATGGGGGGGACGGCGATTCTTCTTTCCCTTCCCCTGGCGCTCTCCCCGTTTATGGAGGGGGATGTTGCAAAAGTTCTCCTCGTCTTCCTGCTCTTCGGGATCATAGGGGCCATCGACGATCTAACGAACCTCAGACAGTCCCACAAGGTCCTCCTCTCGCTCCTAATTTCGGTTCCCGCGGCGTTCCTCGACGTTTCCCCTGCGGTGGACGTCTTCGGTTACACCCTCAACCTCGGCCTTCTTTACCCCCTCTTCGCGGTGCTCTTCGTTACAGGTTCAGCGAACCTCGTTAACATGCTCGCGGGGTTCAACGGGCTCGAGGTGGGAACCTCGGCGATAATCCTCGGGGTTCTCGGCGCGATAACAGAGGGAAACGCCAGATTGATCGCCCTCACCGGCATGAGCGCGGCGCTGGGCTTCCTGTGGTGGAACCGCTATCCTGCGAGGGTCTTTCCGGGCGACACCGGAACGCTCAGCCTGGGGGCGTTGATAGGACTCGTCGGAATCCTCGGAAAGGTCGAGGTCTACGCGGCCATCCTCCTCTTGCCGCATTTCATCGACTTCACGATAAAGGCTACGGGTGTTCGCTTCGGCGTCAGGAGGCACGGAAGAACGAGGCTCCTTCCGGACGGAACGCTCCAGGCACCCCCTTATCCAAGCTTCCTCGGTACGATAATGAGAAGGGTCAGGGTCACAGAACCCGAACTGGTGGCGATAGTATGGCTGATAGAATTCAGTCTCGGTCTTCTCGTCTGGGCTCTTCATCTATTACTTTGA
- the cas6 gene encoding CRISPR-associated endoribonuclease Cas6 yields the protein MRVEIKFRPSEEGTILPFNYNYDVYAQILEKIAMVSPDIAHEAEVSHADYFTFSRIMVRKRELVPDRGIRVLSDDVSLYVSSSSGELIKAVVEGFIESPVLQLGEAAFIADDVKILREPRIKDGALFSTLSPVVVRTVKLSGDRMKIWDLYPNEETFFDKLRKVMLMRYSAITGSMPEEKDFSIEVVKFKPVRILVRDTYYRGSLMIFRYHGSKEIARFGYDNGFGEKTRYGFGMVKVIDEEPRREDRD from the coding sequence ATGAGGGTTGAGATAAAGTTCAGACCATCGGAGGAAGGCACCATCCTCCCGTTCAACTACAATTACGATGTCTATGCTCAAATCTTAGAAAAGATAGCGATGGTTTCCCCCGATATCGCTCACGAGGCCGAGGTGAGCCACGCCGATTACTTCACGTTCTCCCGCATCATGGTCAGGAAGCGTGAACTCGTCCCGGACAGGGGTATACGGGTACTCTCCGACGACGTTTCCCTCTACGTTTCATCTTCTTCCGGCGAGCTGATAAAGGCCGTTGTGGAGGGGTTTATAGAGAGCCCGGTTCTTCAGCTGGGCGAGGCCGCCTTCATAGCGGATGATGTCAAGATCCTCAGGGAGCCCAGGATAAAGGATGGGGCGCTCTTCTCGACCCTCAGTCCCGTGGTGGTCAGGACGGTCAAACTCAGCGGCGACAGGATGAAGATATGGGACCTCTACCCCAACGAAGAGACCTTCTTCGATAAGCTCCGCAAGGTGATGCTGATGAGGTACTCCGCCATAACGGGTTCCATGCCAGAGGAGAAGGACTTCTCGATCGAGGTCGTCAAGTTCAAGCCCGTCAGGATCCTCGTCAGGGACACCTACTACCGCGGCTCCCTCATGATATTCCGCTACCACGGTTCCAAGGAAATAGCGCGCTTCGGCTACGACAACGGCTTCGGGGAGAAGACGCGCTATGGCTTCGGGATGGTCAAAGTAATAGATGAAGAGCCCAGACGAGAAGACCGAGACTGA
- a CDS encoding proteasome-activating nucleotidase, which translates to MSVEDVGTEPSNEYDDYVMYLKRRIRQLELQVRTLEADKEKLERELSRLRMEMSRLRQPPAFAGTLLELLDEDRAIVQNYNGPRFVVRIAPWIERENLKPGARVALDQRTMAVVELLPSEKDPSVLGFEVIEKPEVSYRDIGGLDKQLQELREAVELPLKHPELFDKVGIEPPKGVLLYGPPGCGKTLMAKALAREVNATFIRVVGSELVRKFIGEGARLVHELFELAKEKAPTIIFIDEIDAIGAKRMDETTGGEREVNRTLMQLLAEMDGFDPRGNVKVIAATNRPDILDPALLRPGRFDRLIEVPLPDFRGRLEILKVHTRRMNLRGVDLRVIAEMTEGASGADLKAIATEAGMFAIRARREYVTQEDFLKAIEKVLGGEQRLAQQIAMHEVMYG; encoded by the coding sequence ATGAGCGTCGAAGACGTTGGGACTGAACCATCAAACGAGTACGATGACTACGTCATGTACCTCAAAAGGCGCATAAGGCAGCTCGAGCTCCAGGTGAGAACCCTCGAGGCGGATAAAGAGAAGCTGGAGAGGGAACTTTCTCGCCTGAGGATGGAGATGTCAAGGTTAAGGCAACCGCCGGCGTTTGCGGGGACGTTACTGGAGCTCCTCGACGAGGACAGGGCGATAGTTCAGAACTACAACGGGCCGCGTTTCGTGGTCAGGATAGCCCCGTGGATCGAGCGGGAGAACCTGAAACCGGGAGCAAGGGTCGCCCTCGACCAGAGGACCATGGCGGTGGTGGAGCTTCTCCCGAGCGAGAAGGACCCGAGCGTTCTCGGGTTCGAGGTCATCGAGAAGCCCGAGGTTAGTTACAGGGACATCGGGGGCCTTGACAAGCAACTCCAGGAGTTGAGAGAGGCTGTGGAGCTTCCCCTGAAGCATCCGGAGCTCTTCGACAAGGTCGGGATCGAACCGCCGAAGGGAGTTCTCCTCTACGGCCCACCGGGATGCGGAAAGACCCTCATGGCGAAGGCACTGGCACGCGAGGTCAACGCCACGTTCATAAGGGTCGTTGGTAGCGAGCTGGTCAGGAAGTTCATAGGCGAGGGGGCGCGGCTGGTCCACGAGCTGTTCGAGCTCGCCAAGGAGAAGGCGCCAACGATAATCTTCATCGACGAGATAGACGCGATAGGCGCCAAGAGAATGGACGAGACGACGGGCGGCGAGAGGGAGGTCAACAGGACCCTGATGCAACTCCTGGCGGAGATGGACGGCTTCGACCCGAGGGGCAACGTCAAGGTCATAGCCGCGACCAACAGGCCGGACATCCTCGACCCGGCGCTGCTGAGGCCCGGGCGCTTCGACAGGCTCATAGAGGTCCCGCTCCCGGACTTCCGTGGAAGGCTGGAGATACTCAAGGTCCACACGAGGAGGATGAACCTCAGGGGCGTTGACCTGCGCGTTATCGCGGAGATGACGGAGGGAGCGAGCGGTGCCGATCTAAAGGCCATAGCAACCGAGGCGGGAATGTTCGCCATAAGGGCGAGGCGCGAGTACGTAACTCAGGAGGACTTCCTGAAGGCCATCGAGAAAGTGCTCGGCGGGGAACAGAGGCTGGCCCAGCAGATAGCCATGCACGAGGTCATGTACGGTTGA
- a CDS encoding MFS transporter, with the protein MRRRLLLLVSLGWIFNYAHRMAIPPLIPMIKTELGINNAEAGLLMTALLLPYAIVQVPAGYLGDRLGRKSLLVLSIIGYSLSSALIIFARQYWELLGIRALYGLFSGLYYAPATALISEVHRERKGSALGVFMVGPPVGSGIVPLIVVPIALSFEWRYAFLVLAAMSLVTGLALALAVRGEVSKPSRVRFSIPGNVFLLSLANFIVLAAFFGLLTFLVSFLVSAGVSFGRASLLFSLLSVIGVAGSLFGGTLYDRIGRRSVSVVFGLNALLTLVLALTASPWVIIPLGLTFYSVGAIVTAYTSEKATGENLGSVMGFVNMVGFFGATVGPYVVGLLIDGFGYSKAFLSMPLMYLAAWVIIRMEEKMEERRLNRT; encoded by the coding sequence ATGCGGAGGAGGCTTCTGTTGCTGGTCTCTCTCGGCTGGATCTTCAACTACGCTCACAGGATGGCGATTCCGCCACTCATCCCCATGATAAAAACCGAGCTGGGGATAAACAACGCGGAGGCGGGGCTCCTGATGACTGCCCTGCTCCTGCCCTACGCCATCGTACAGGTTCCGGCGGGCTATTTGGGGGACCGCCTTGGGAGAAAGAGCCTCCTCGTCCTCAGCATAATTGGCTACTCCCTTTCCTCTGCCCTCATAATCTTTGCCCGCCAGTACTGGGAATTGCTGGGGATCAGGGCCCTTTACGGTCTCTTCTCTGGCCTGTACTACGCTCCCGCCACTGCCCTCATAAGCGAGGTCCATCGGGAACGGAAGGGTTCTGCACTGGGCGTCTTTATGGTCGGTCCCCCCGTTGGCAGCGGGATAGTTCCGCTGATAGTTGTCCCCATAGCGCTAAGCTTTGAATGGCGCTACGCCTTCCTGGTGCTGGCGGCCATGAGTCTCGTAACCGGCCTCGCCCTTGCCCTCGCCGTCAGAGGTGAGGTCTCAAAGCCGTCCCGCGTCAGGTTCTCGATCCCCGGAAACGTTTTTCTTCTCAGCCTCGCGAACTTCATCGTTCTGGCGGCCTTCTTTGGGCTCCTGACCTTTCTCGTATCCTTCCTGGTGAGTGCCGGTGTTTCCTTTGGAAGGGCCTCCCTGCTTTTCTCACTCCTCTCGGTCATAGGTGTCGCCGGCTCACTCTTCGGGGGCACCCTCTACGACAGGATCGGAAGGAGAAGCGTATCCGTGGTCTTCGGCCTCAACGCCCTGCTCACACTGGTCCTTGCCCTAACGGCTTCTCCGTGGGTGATAATCCCTCTGGGGCTGACGTTCTACTCCGTCGGGGCAATAGTTACTGCGTATACGTCAGAAAAGGCTACCGGGGAAAACCTCGGCTCCGTTATGGGTTTCGTCAACATGGTGGGGTTCTTCGGTGCCACCGTTGGCCCGTACGTCGTCGGCCTCCTCATTGACGGCTTTGGTTATTCAAAGGCGTTTCTATCGATGCCCCTGATGTACCTGGCGGCGTGGGTGATAATCCGGATGGAAGAAAAGATGGAGGAAAGGCGGCTCAACCGTACATGA